In the Acropora muricata isolate sample 2 chromosome 1, ASM3666990v1, whole genome shotgun sequence genome, one interval contains:
- the LOC136910443 gene encoding protein CBFA2T2-like has protein sequence MSVKNLLVRVKELREDMESCQERMTHLLQDYQLNVLQTAAVIAAAKINEEKAEIEKKRQDLREQIEKEKRRGRETVDKVYKSAGETIQALIRDHEKEIQQAMQRRYRVRNGKKKHRKREVKFCNDLHQLIKFRYKIQSTDKIRTLLVVQSENNCLTQSRLCKEENAEQNVKTEIERKRDQHLKGVKRKHSAHEESEEFDEDKGDGLQCKHCGRLSPSMFICTQCNTTLYCDEYCQERDWERHQQDCSGDCATNTLADDQH, from the exons ATGTCCGTGAAGAACCTTTTAGTAAGAGTAAAAGAATTGCGAGAGGATATGGAATCCTGTCAAGAGCGAATGACTCATCTACTACAGGATTACCAGCTGAATGTTTTACAAACAGCTGCTGTGATCGCAGCTGCCAAGATTAACGAAGAAAAGgcagagattgaaaagaaaagacaggaCCTCCGAGAACAAATTGAGAAGGAGAAACGACGAGGCCGAGAAACTGTTGACAAAGTCTACAAGAGCGCAGGAGAAACCATTCAGGCCCTGATAAGAGATCACGAGAAAGAAATACAGCAAGCCATGCAAAGAAGATACAGGGTAaggaatggaaaaaaaaaacatcgaaaAAGAGAGGTTAAATTCTGTAATGACTTACACCAGTTGATAAAATTCAGATATAAAATTCAATCCACAGACAAAATTCGCACACTACTCGTAGTACAATCTGAAAACAATTGTTTAACACAGAGTCGCCTTTGTAAGGAA gaaaACGCTGAACAAAACGTAAAAACAGAAATCGAGAGAAAAAGAGACCAGCATCTAAAAGGAGTCAAGAGGAAACATTCCGCACACGAAGAATCTGAAGAATTTGACGAAGATAAAGGAGATGGTTTGCAATGCAAACATTGTGGAAGACTGAGTCCAAGTATGTTCATTTGTACCCAGTGTAACACCACTTTGTACTGCGACGAATATTGCCAAGAAAGGGACTGGGAAAGGCATCAACAAGACTGCTCCGGAGACTGTGCCACGAACACGTTGGCTGATGACCAACACTAA